The following are from one region of the Roseobacter fucihabitans genome:
- the pncA gene encoding bifunctional nicotinamidase/pyrazinamidase, which yields MSQALIVIDVQKDFCPGGTLAVPEGDTIVAPINALMAEAGVVVLTQDWHPAGHSSFASSHAGKSPYDMIEMPYGPQVLWPDHCVKGRKGARFHAGLQVDHADLVIRKGSNPQIDSYSAFFENDHVTPTGLTGYLRTRGVEEVVLVGLALDFCVNFSAIDAATLGFKVTVRQDLCRAIDLNGSLDAAIVGMKAAGVSLETGNG from the coding sequence ATGTCCCAGGCGTTGATCGTGATTGATGTGCAAAAGGACTTTTGCCCCGGCGGGACGCTTGCCGTGCCCGAAGGCGACACAATCGTGGCCCCCATCAACGCGCTGATGGCGGAAGCAGGGGTGGTGGTGCTGACGCAGGATTGGCACCCAGCGGGGCATTCTTCCTTTGCCTCCTCGCATGCGGGAAAATCGCCCTATGATATGATCGAAATGCCCTATGGTCCGCAGGTCCTGTGGCCCGATCATTGTGTGAAGGGGCGCAAAGGAGCGCGGTTTCACGCAGGCTTGCAGGTCGATCACGCCGATCTGGTCATCCGCAAGGGCAGCAACCCGCAAATCGACAGCTATTCGGCGTTTTTCGAGAATGATCATGTGACGCCCACGGGCCTGACGGGGTATCTGCGCACGCGCGGCGTTGAGGAGGTCGTGCTGGTCGGGCTGGCGCTGGATTTTTGCGTCAATTTCTCCGCCATCGATGCCGCAACCCTGGGGTTCAAAGTAACCGTGCGCCAGGATCTTTGTCGTGCGATTGATCTCAACGGATCGCTGGATGCGGCCATCGTGGGCATGAAAGCCGCCGGGGTGAGCTTGGAGACAGGCAATGGTTGA
- a CDS encoding K+/H+ antiporter subunit F — protein sequence MSFATEVMNAALVIAFVTVAIAQAMSMLRLILGPSTGDRILALDTMVVNAIGLIVLLGIAQGVRVYFEVSMIIAMLGFVSTVAYARFVLRGDIIE from the coding sequence ATGAGTTTTGCAACCGAAGTGATGAATGCGGCGCTGGTCATCGCATTTGTGACCGTCGCCATTGCGCAGGCGATGTCGATGCTGCGCCTGATCCTGGGGCCGAGCACGGGGGACCGCATCCTGGCGCTGGATACGATGGTGGTGAACGCCATCGGGTTGATTGTCCTGCTGGGTATTGCGCAGGGCGTGCGCGTGTACTTCGAGGTCTCGATGATCATCGCAATGCTCGGGTTTGTATCGACCGTCGCCTATGCGCGGTTCGTCTTGAGGGGAGATATCATCGAATGA
- a CDS encoding Na+/H+ antiporter subunit C, with amino-acid sequence MELLVASAIGILTAGGIYLTLRLRTFPVILGISLLTYAVNVFLFASGRLTIGAAPVLSDGMERYADPLPQALVLTAIVISFGMTAVAVMIALGSYLGSDDDHIDDPRGEDAT; translated from the coding sequence ATGGAACTTCTCGTGGCATCTGCAATCGGCATTCTTACGGCAGGCGGCATCTATCTGACCCTGCGCCTGCGCACCTTTCCGGTGATCCTCGGCATATCGCTGCTCACATATGCGGTGAACGTGTTCCTCTTTGCCTCCGGTCGTCTGACGATTGGTGCAGCCCCTGTCTTGAGCGATGGGATGGAGCGCTATGCGGACCCCCTCCCGCAGGCCCTGGTGCTGACGGCCATCGTGATCTCCTTTGGCATGACGGCGGTCGCGGTGATGATCGCGCTCGGCTCCTATCTTGGCTCGGATGATGATCACATCGATGATCCACGCGGGGAGGACGCCACATGA
- a CDS encoding rhodanese-related sulfurtransferase, with the protein MYIIAALYHFTRFGNPAELKPDLLALCTAEGVRGTLLLAPEGINGTIAGPRAGIDAVIAHLRALPGCGDLEWKEAISADAPFGKMKVRLKREIVTMGQPDVDPRARVGHYIDPADWNALIAAPDVAVIDTRNDYEVAIGTFEGAVDPKTESFGDFPAWWEANKARFHNKKIAMFCTGGIRCEKSTNYLLGQGVEDVYHLKGGILKYLQEVPEAQTKWEGSCFVFDNRVSVEHGLREGPHMLCHGCRRPILPEDTHRTEYEAGVSCHNCVGETSEMDKDRFRERQKQMMLAKSRNEL; encoded by the coding sequence ATGTATATTATCGCCGCTCTCTATCATTTCACCCGCTTTGGGAATCCGGCGGAGCTCAAACCCGATCTACTCGCGCTCTGCACCGCCGAGGGTGTGCGCGGGACGCTGTTGCTCGCGCCCGAAGGGATCAACGGCACCATCGCCGGGCCGCGCGCCGGGATCGATGCGGTGATCGCGCATCTGCGCGCCCTGCCCGGTTGTGGAGATCTGGAATGGAAAGAGGCCATCAGCGCGGACGCGCCTTTCGGCAAGATGAAAGTCCGGCTCAAGCGCGAAATCGTTACCATGGGCCAGCCTGACGTCGATCCACGCGCGCGCGTGGGACACTATATTGATCCTGCCGATTGGAATGCGCTGATCGCGGCACCCGATGTCGCGGTGATTGACACGCGCAACGATTACGAGGTCGCCATCGGCACGTTTGAGGGTGCCGTGGACCCGAAAACAGAGAGCTTCGGTGACTTTCCGGCCTGGTGGGAAGCCAATAAGGCGCGGTTTCACAACAAGAAGATCGCGATGTTCTGCACCGGTGGGATTCGGTGTGAGAAATCGACGAATTACCTCTTGGGTCAGGGCGTGGAGGATGTGTACCACCTCAAGGGTGGTATTCTGAAGTATCTGCAAGAGGTCCCAGAGGCGCAGACCAAATGGGAAGGGTCCTGTTTCGTCTTTGACAACCGCGTCAGTGTCGAGCACGGGCTGCGCGAGGGTCCGCATATGCTCTGCCATGGATGCAGGCGGCCCATTCTGCCCGAGGATACTCATCGAACGGAATATGAGGCGGGGGTCAGTTGTCACAACTGTGTGGGCGAAACGAGCGAGATGGATAAGGACAGGTTCCGCGAGCGACAAAAACAAATGATGCTGGCCAAATCTCGCAATGAGCTCTGA
- the pncB gene encoding nicotinate phosphoribosyltransferase has protein sequence MVDIATRAWNHKWKIDPIVRSLIDTDFYKLLMCQSIFRNKPNTRVTFSLINRSKDIPLAELIDEGELREQLDHIRSLSLSRGESTWLRGNTFYGKRQMFRPDFMEWFENLSLPPYHLERKGDQYELTFEGDWPEVMLWEIPALAVLMELRGRAVLNRMGKFELKVLYARAMTRVWEKIEALRDIPDLSIADFGTRRRHSYLWQDWCVQAMQEGLGRAFTGTSNCKIAMTREVEAIGTNAHELPMVYAALAENDAQLAQAPYDVLSDWHEEHDGNLRIILPDTFGTTGFLEKAPDWLAGWTGIRVDSGDPARAAQTAINWWKDRGEDPSTKRIIFSDGLDVDNIRALHETFAGRVNVSFGWGTLLTNDFRNLVPDDRLSPFSLVCKAVEANGRPTVKLSDNPNKAMGPADEIARYKRVFEVGAQTAQDVIV, from the coding sequence ATGGTTGATATCGCCACGCGGGCCTGGAACCACAAATGGAAAATCGACCCGATTGTGCGCTCGCTGATCGATACGGATTTTTACAAGCTACTGATGTGCCAGTCAATTTTTCGCAACAAGCCCAATACGCGCGTCACCTTCAGCCTGATCAACCGTTCCAAGGATATCCCGCTGGCCGAATTGATCGATGAGGGGGAATTGCGCGAGCAGCTCGATCACATTCGTTCCCTGTCTTTGTCGCGCGGGGAAAGCACCTGGCTGCGCGGCAATACATTTTACGGCAAGCGCCAGATGTTCCGCCCTGATTTCATGGAATGGTTCGAGAACCTGTCGCTGCCGCCCTATCATCTGGAGCGCAAGGGAGATCAATATGAGCTGACCTTTGAGGGCGACTGGCCCGAGGTAATGCTCTGGGAGATACCTGCGCTTGCGGTGCTGATGGAATTGCGTGGCCGTGCGGTATTGAACCGGATGGGCAAGTTTGAACTCAAGGTGCTTTATGCCCGCGCCATGACCCGCGTCTGGGAAAAGATCGAAGCCCTGCGCGATATCCCCGACCTGTCGATTGCGGATTTCGGCACGCGGCGCCGTCACAGTTACCTCTGGCAGGATTGGTGCGTGCAGGCGATGCAGGAAGGGCTCGGCAGGGCTTTTACCGGCACCTCGAACTGCAAGATCGCCATGACTCGCGAAGTGGAAGCGATTGGCACCAACGCGCATGAATTGCCGATGGTCTATGCCGCGCTGGCGGAAAATGACGCGCAACTGGCGCAGGCCCCCTATGATGTTCTGTCCGATTGGCACGAAGAACACGATGGCAACCTGCGCATTATCCTGCCCGATACTTTCGGGACAACAGGTTTTCTGGAAAAGGCCCCGGATTGGCTGGCAGGCTGGACGGGGATTCGCGTGGACAGCGGTGATCCTGCGCGCGCCGCACAAACCGCGATCAACTGGTGGAAAGACCGCGGCGAGGACCCAAGCACCAAACGGATCATCTTCAGCGATGGGCTGGATGTGGACAATATCCGCGCGCTGCACGAGACGTTTGCGGGGCGTGTCAACGTCTCCTTCGGCTGGGGTACGTTGTTGACGAATGACTTTCGCAACCTTGTACCGGATGATCGGCTCTCGCCGTTTTCGCTGGTGTGCAAGGCGGTTGAGGCCAATGGCAGGCCCACGGTCAAGCTGTCGGACAACCCCAACAAGGCGATGGGACCGGCCGATGAGATCGCGCGTTACAAGCGTGTTTTCGAAGTGGGCGCGCAAACCGCACAGGACGTCATCGTCTAA
- a CDS encoding Na+/H+ antiporter subunit E, whose protein sequence is MMKAYRWLLPHPLVTLLLAVVWTILQNDISAGMIVFGLILGVIIPWGTSIWWPDTPQGFHMGRMITYSLMVMWDIMVANVQVAWIVLTRPNSKLRPAWIVIPLDLRQPEAITVLAGTITLTPGTVSADLSNEGHSLLVHVLDTDDPDAVRDEIKQRYERRLKEIFE, encoded by the coding sequence ATGATGAAGGCCTACCGCTGGCTCCTGCCACATCCGCTGGTCACCCTGTTGTTGGCCGTGGTCTGGACCATCCTGCAAAACGACATCTCCGCGGGTATGATTGTATTCGGTTTGATCCTGGGCGTCATCATCCCCTGGGGCACCTCGATCTGGTGGCCTGATACACCGCAGGGGTTTCACATGGGACGCATGATCACCTACAGCCTGATGGTGATGTGGGACATTATGGTAGCCAATGTGCAGGTCGCCTGGATCGTCCTGACACGCCCAAACTCGAAACTGCGCCCGGCCTGGATCGTGATCCCGCTCGATTTGCGCCAGCCCGAAGCGATCACGGTTCTGGCGGGCACCATTACGCTGACGCCCGGCACCGTTTCTGCAGACCTGTCCAATGAGGGTCACAGCCTGCTGGTGCATGTGCTGGACACCGATGATCCCGACGCGGTGCGCGACGAGATCAAACAGCGCTACGAACGTCGCCTGAAGGAGATTTTCGAATGA
- a CDS encoding CynX/NimT family MFS transporter, translating to MSAMPITDSTYSWCRLGLTLAIAMIANVGMWAIIVIMPAVEAEFGAGRAEASMPYTLTMIGFALGNFAIGKAVDRFGVTMSLIAAAIGIAFGFAVATLSQSIFFLSLAQLLVGFASAVGFGPLIADISHWFVRRRGIAVALVASGNYLSGAIWPMVLAGMLEASGWRSVYLFMAVVTLAGVIPLSLALRRRLPQEEHAAAQTRSLLNASASGLSPRALQYLLGLAGIGCCVAMSMPQVHIVSYCVDLGYGPAVGAEMLALMLLGGVGSRIVSGLLADRLGGVKTLLIGSTLQCLALFLYLPAGGLVSLYVVSLIFGLSQGGIVPSYALIVREYMPAREAGARVGFVMMATILGMALGGWMSGWIYDVSGSYQLAFINGIVWNGLNIALMLWLLSRSKPRKFTALPT from the coding sequence ATGTCCGCAATGCCCATCACAGACAGCACATATTCATGGTGCAGGCTCGGTCTGACCCTCGCGATTGCGATGATCGCGAATGTCGGCATGTGGGCGATTATTGTGATCATGCCGGCCGTGGAGGCAGAGTTTGGGGCAGGGCGCGCCGAGGCCTCCATGCCCTATACCCTGACCATGATCGGTTTCGCTCTGGGGAATTTCGCCATTGGCAAGGCCGTGGACCGCTTCGGGGTGACGATGTCTCTGATTGCGGCGGCAATCGGGATCGCTTTTGGCTTCGCCGTTGCCACGCTCAGCCAATCGATCTTTTTCCTGTCGCTGGCGCAGCTACTGGTGGGCTTTGCCTCTGCGGTCGGATTTGGCCCGCTGATCGCGGATATATCCCATTGGTTTGTGCGCCGCCGTGGCATCGCCGTAGCCCTGGTTGCCAGCGGCAATTACCTTTCTGGTGCCATCTGGCCGATGGTTTTGGCCGGTATGCTGGAAGCAAGCGGCTGGCGCAGCGTCTATCTTTTCATGGCCGTCGTCACATTGGCGGGTGTCATCCCCCTGTCCCTCGCATTGCGCAGGCGCTTGCCGCAAGAAGAACATGCGGCTGCACAAACACGCTCGTTGCTGAATGCAAGCGCGTCGGGCTTGTCTCCTCGCGCGTTACAATACTTGCTTGGCCTGGCCGGAATTGGCTGTTGCGTGGCCATGTCGATGCCGCAGGTCCATATCGTTTCCTACTGCGTCGACCTGGGGTATGGGCCTGCCGTGGGGGCGGAAATGCTGGCGCTGATGCTGCTCGGTGGGGTCGGCTCGCGCATTGTCTCGGGGCTGCTCGCGGACCGGCTGGGCGGTGTGAAAACCCTGCTGATCGGCTCGACACTGCAATGCCTGGCGCTGTTTCTCTATCTGCCCGCGGGGGGCCTCGTGTCCCTTTATGTGGTCAGCCTTATCTTTGGCCTGAGCCAGGGCGGTATCGTCCCCAGCTACGCCTTGATCGTGCGCGAATACATGCCCGCACGCGAAGCAGGCGCGCGCGTCGGTTTCGTAATGATGGCGACAATTCTGGGCATGGCGCTGGGCGGTTGGATGTCGGGCTGGATCTATGACGTCAGCGGATCGTATCAGCTGGCCTTCATCAACGGGATCGTCTGGAACGGGCTAAATATCGCGCTGATGCTGTGGTTGCTGTCGCGTAGCAAACCGCGCAAATTCACGGCTCTACCAACCTGA
- a CDS encoding monovalent cation/H+ antiporter subunit D, with product MTHWIILPVILPAILAPFIVLAARYHIGIQRTFSLAGVIAMIGIAAGLAWTASDGTIILYQLGDWAAPFGIVLVGDRLSTLMVLLTTVLALFVLLYAIGSGWDDRGRHFHALFQFQLMGIIGAFLTGDLFNLFVFFEVLLIASYGLMIHAGGNARLRAGVQYVLFNLLGSTLFLFALGALYAETGTLNMADVAQRIALADGAETVGIRLAAVLLLLVFAIKAAVVPLHFWLPSSYAEAPAPVAALFAIMTKVGAYAIIRVYTMVFPPDLDVTAGLHTSWLLPAALVSVAIGMIGLLAAKHLDRLVAFAVIGSMGMVMVAISLFTQTSMTAALYYIVHSTLAAAALFLIVDLVRTGRGDLRLTAQPMIPGAALTSALFMVAAIAMAGLPPLSGFIGKLLILSAAFPTPLVVWVWAVVLISSLIAVVGFSRAGSILFWKAKSVPPGPDTGDRMQRPSILSYCAVGGLLLLLAAHTVFAGPATAYMASISQQLFNPEPYISTVLGTPGKLSTPTEGH from the coding sequence ATGACACATTGGATTATCCTCCCGGTTATCCTTCCGGCCATTCTCGCCCCCTTCATTGTCCTGGCCGCGCGCTATCACATCGGGATTCAGCGCACGTTCTCGCTGGCGGGCGTGATTGCCATGATCGGTATCGCGGCGGGCCTGGCCTGGACCGCATCGGACGGCACGATCATTCTCTATCAGCTTGGTGATTGGGCCGCGCCTTTCGGGATCGTGCTGGTCGGGGATCGGCTTTCGACACTCATGGTGCTGCTGACGACGGTGCTGGCGCTTTTTGTGCTGCTTTATGCCATCGGGTCGGGATGGGATGATCGCGGACGCCACTTCCACGCGCTGTTTCAATTTCAGCTGATGGGGATCATCGGGGCCTTCCTGACGGGGGATCTCTTTAACCTTTTTGTCTTTTTCGAGGTGCTGCTGATTGCCTCTTACGGGCTGATGATCCACGCGGGGGGCAATGCGCGGCTGCGCGCGGGGGTGCAATATGTGCTCTTCAACCTGCTGGGCTCAACGCTGTTCCTCTTCGCGCTCGGGGCGCTTTATGCGGAAACCGGCACGCTGAATATGGCCGATGTGGCCCAGCGTATCGCGCTGGCCGATGGCGCGGAGACGGTCGGCATCCGCCTCGCGGCTGTGCTGCTGCTGTTGGTCTTTGCGATCAAGGCCGCTGTGGTGCCGCTGCATTTCTGGCTCCCCTCAAGCTACGCCGAAGCCCCCGCACCGGTGGCCGCGCTCTTTGCGATCATGACCAAGGTCGGTGCCTATGCGATCATCCGCGTCTATACGATGGTCTTCCCGCCGGATCTTGACGTGACGGCGGGGCTGCATACCAGCTGGCTGCTGCCCGCCGCACTTGTGTCCGTGGCCATTGGCATGATCGGCCTGCTGGCGGCCAAACACCTCGACCGGCTGGTCGCCTTTGCGGTGATCGGCTCGATGGGCATGGTGATGGTCGCGATCTCGCTGTTCACCCAGACCAGCATGACAGCAGCACTCTATTACATCGTGCATTCCACGCTGGCGGCTGCGGCCCTGTTCCTGATCGTCGATCTGGTGCGCACGGGACGCGGGGACCTGAGATTGACGGCACAACCTATGATACCGGGGGCGGCGCTGACCTCCGCGCTGTTCATGGTGGCGGCCATTGCCATGGCGGGCCTGCCACCGCTTTCGGGGTTCATCGGCAAGCTGCTAATCCTGAGCGCGGCCTTTCCCACACCGCTTGTGGTCTGGGTCTGGGCGGTCGTTCTGATCTCCAGCCTGATCGCCGTGGTGGGGTTCTCGCGCGCCGGCAGTATCCTGTTCTGGAAAGCCAAATCCGTGCCACCGGGACCGGATACAGGCGATAGGATGCAACGCCCCTCGATCCTGTCTTATTGCGCCGTTGGTGGCCTGCTGTTGCTCTTGGCTGCGCATACCGTCTTCGCGGGACCGGCCACCGCCTATATGGCAAGCATTTCGCAGCAACTCTTCAACCCGGAACCCTATATCTCGACCGTACTTGGCACACCGGGCAAGCTCAGCACACCGACGGAGGGACATTGA
- a CDS encoding monovalent cation/H+ antiporter subunit A produces the protein MSLFLIVALPFFGALLPGLMNSAGRQACAGVTFTVSLAAFIGLLTNLPAVMAGELVTARVDWIPALGLNFTLMLDGLGFFFALLILGIGLLIIAYARSYLAREDNMGEFFTYLLLFQGAMVGIVLSDNILLLLVFWELTSLSSFLLIGYWKHLPEGRQGARMALTVTGMGGLAMIGGMLILGQIAGSYDLSVILQNRELIQASPLYLPALILILLGCFTKSAQFPFHFWLPHAMAAPTPVSAYLHSATMVKAGIFLMARMWPVLSGTPEWFVIVTTAGLITMVLGAVIALFKHDLKAVLAFSTVSHLGLITMLLGTGTAFGAMAAMFHILNHATFKAALFMSAGIIDHETHTRDIRRLGGLRHLMPITFTIASLAALSMAGIPPLNGFLSKEMMLEETYHTVLFQSHWFVPALAVFGSLFSAAYCFRLIGHTFLGKVRDDYPAKPHDPGAGLWLPPAILVVLVVVIGLAPFLAEPFVKMVTASVLGDVAEVPTAYFKIWHGLVPALYMSIIATIGGLILLAIYKPSLRLWESTPRPEAKVIFEGLVESIATAAKGFTHNLHNGAFSRYGAIMILTVIVAGYYAWTTGTVGAATRVMQPVTPVVFAGWLMLTATVVGMVFLHRNRLLCLILIGIAGLMVSVGFVFFSAPDLAMTQITVEVVTIILLLLALNFLPNHTPIESTVMRRARDSAVAVAGGLATMAMAYHFLMREAITTPISEFHLANSYKGGGGTNVVNVILVDFRGFDTFGEIIVLGIAALLIYALTETLLSGPVRARLLNRKPDQPRAGDMHPMMMVVLTRVMMPVVMMVGFYIFLRGHNEPGGGFIAGLVVSIGVVMQYMASGFSWASARLRYPYHGVIGAGVLAAGLTGIGSWFVGKPFLTSDFTYVRIPPFEKFELATAALFDVGVFLAVVGAVMLSLESFSRLARRAHVPETEHPMDIDPSRDDPPEPSEPTAKEGA, from the coding sequence GTGTCCCTCTTCCTCATCGTTGCTTTGCCGTTCTTTGGCGCTCTGCTCCCTGGTCTCATGAATTCCGCCGGCAGGCAGGCCTGCGCGGGGGTGACATTTACCGTCTCACTGGCGGCATTCATCGGGCTTTTGACAAATCTGCCTGCCGTTATGGCGGGCGAATTGGTGACCGCGCGGGTCGATTGGATTCCGGCGCTGGGGCTCAATTTCACGCTGATGCTGGATGGGCTGGGGTTCTTTTTTGCGCTGTTGATCCTCGGGATTGGCTTATTGATCATCGCCTATGCGCGCTCCTATCTGGCGCGCGAAGACAATATGGGCGAATTTTTCACCTATCTGCTGTTGTTTCAGGGCGCGATGGTCGGCATTGTCCTCAGCGATAACATCCTGCTTTTGCTGGTCTTCTGGGAATTGACCTCGCTCTCCTCCTTCCTGCTGATTGGCTATTGGAAGCACCTGCCCGAAGGGCGGCAAGGCGCGCGCATGGCGTTGACCGTCACGGGCATGGGTGGGCTGGCGATGATCGGTGGTATGCTTATTCTCGGCCAGATCGCCGGAAGCTATGACCTCAGTGTCATTCTGCAAAATCGCGAACTCATTCAGGCCTCGCCGCTCTATCTGCCCGCTCTGATCCTGATCCTATTGGGCTGTTTCACGAAATCCGCGCAATTCCCGTTCCACTTCTGGCTGCCCCACGCCATGGCGGCCCCCACGCCCGTCTCGGCTTATCTGCACTCCGCGACCATGGTCAAAGCGGGTATTTTCCTGATGGCGCGCATGTGGCCGGTTTTGTCGGGTACGCCGGAATGGTTCGTGATCGTGACGACCGCAGGCCTCATCACCATGGTGCTGGGCGCGGTGATCGCGCTGTTCAAACATGACCTCAAAGCCGTGCTCGCCTTTTCCACGGTCAGCCATCTGGGTCTGATCACCATGCTTTTGGGCACGGGCACGGCCTTCGGGGCCATGGCCGCGATGTTCCACATCCTCAACCACGCCACCTTCAAGGCCGCCTTGTTCATGTCCGCCGGTATCATCGACCATGAAACCCATACGCGCGACATCCGCCGCCTTGGGGGGCTGCGTCACCTGATGCCGATCACCTTCACGATTGCCTCTCTGGCGGCGCTCTCCATGGCCGGTATCCCACCGCTCAATGGCTTTTTGTCCAAAGAAATGATGCTGGAGGAGACCTATCACACCGTGCTGTTCCAATCCCATTGGTTCGTGCCCGCGCTTGCCGTGTTCGGATCGCTCTTTTCGGCCGCTTATTGTTTCCGTCTGATCGGCCATACCTTCTTGGGCAAGGTGCGCGACGACTACCCGGCCAAACCGCATGATCCCGGTGCCGGTCTGTGGTTGCCGCCCGCGATATTGGTCGTTCTGGTGGTTGTGATCGGCCTGGCCCCGTTTCTGGCTGAGCCCTTTGTGAAAATGGTCACGGCCTCCGTTCTCGGCGATGTGGCTGAGGTGCCAACGGCCTATTTCAAGATCTGGCACGGGCTGGTGCCTGCGCTTTATATGTCGATCATTGCGACGATCGGTGGCCTGATCTTGCTGGCGATCTACAAACCATCGCTGCGGCTCTGGGAGAGTACGCCCCGTCCGGAGGCCAAGGTCATTTTCGAAGGGCTGGTGGAATCAATCGCCACTGCCGCCAAGGGTTTCACACATAACCTGCACAATGGTGCTTTCTCGCGCTATGGCGCGATCATGATCCTGACGGTCATTGTCGCTGGATATTACGCCTGGACCACGGGAACCGTCGGGGCGGCCACAAGGGTCATGCAACCGGTGACGCCCGTGGTTTTTGCCGGATGGTTGATGTTGACGGCGACCGTGGTGGGTATGGTGTTCCTGCACCGCAACCGTTTGTTGTGCCTGATCCTGATCGGGATCGCGGGCCTTATGGTCTCCGTCGGCTTCGTGTTCTTCAGCGCGCCGGATCTGGCGATGACGCAGATCACCGTGGAGGTTGTCACAATCATCCTGCTGTTGCTGGCGCTGAACTTCCTGCCCAATCACACGCCCATCGAGAGCACGGTGATGCGCCGGGCGCGGGACAGCGCGGTCGCCGTCGCGGGCGGGCTGGCCACGATGGCGATGGCCTATCACTTCCTGATGCGCGAGGCGATCACCACGCCGATCTCCGAATTCCACCTGGCCAATTCCTATAAGGGTGGTGGTGGTACGAATGTGGTCAACGTGATCCTCGTGGATTTCCGGGGCTTTGACACCTTTGGCGAAATCATCGTTCTGGGCATCGCCGCGCTGCTGATCTATGCGCTGACCGAAACGCTTCTGTCCGGGCCAGTCCGTGCGCGGCTGTTGAACCGCAAACCGGATCAACCGCGCGCGGGCGACATGCATCCGATGATGATGGTGGTGCTGACCCGCGTGATGATGCCCGTGGTCATGATGGTCGGTTTCTACATCTTCCTGCGCGGTCATAATGAGCCGGGCGGGGGATTTATCGCGGGGCTTGTGGTCTCCATCGGCGTTGTCATGCAATATATGGCCAGCGGGTTCAGCTGGGCCTCTGCGCGGCTGAGATACCCCTATCACGGCGTGATTGGGGCGGGTGTTCTGGCGGCTGGTCTTACGGGCATCGGCTCGTGGTTTGTCGGCAAACCCTTCCTGACCTCCGATTTCACCTATGTGCGCATCCCGCCGTTTGAGAAATTCGAACTGGCCACTGCCGCGCTGTTTGATGTCGGCGTCTTCCTCGCCGTGGTCGGTGCGGTGATGTTGTCGCTGGAAAGCTTCTCGCGACTGGCCCGGCGTGCCCATGTGCCGGAAACCGAACACCCAATGGACATCGATCCATCCCGCGATGATCCGCCCGAACCTTCCGAACCGACGGCAAAGGAGGGTGCGTAA
- a CDS encoding Na+/H+ antiporter subunit G: protein MSAEIIGTYAVAVALLIGSIFALVGAIGLLRFNDSMIRLHAPTKVGTVGIGSLLLASMIHAYTFGDGSMHEVLIMAFLFVTAPISANFIAKVNIHKRACDTPPAPPRDETWSTLNVPEADRDIDTSKAG, encoded by the coding sequence ATGAGCGCTGAAATCATTGGAACATATGCCGTCGCCGTGGCCCTGTTGATCGGGTCGATCTTTGCCCTTGTCGGGGCCATCGGATTGCTCAGGTTCAACGACTCCATGATCCGGCTGCATGCGCCCACCAAGGTCGGCACCGTTGGCATCGGCTCTTTGCTGCTGGCTTCCATGATCCACGCCTATACCTTTGGCGACGGGTCCATGCATGAGGTGTTGATCATGGCGTTCCTCTTTGTGACCGCTCCGATCTCGGCCAATTTCATCGCCAAGGTGAACATCCACAAGCGCGCCTGCGACACACCGCCCGCACCGCCCCGTGACGAGACCTGGTCGACCTTGAATGTGCCGGAAGCGGATCGGGATATCGACACCTCCAAGGCCGGATAA